A DNA window from Streptomyces canus contains the following coding sequences:
- a CDS encoding cation-translocating P-type ATPase, producing the protein MTHTDAGAELDPVHPTTLRAPAAGGLTAAEVAERVTRGQVNDVPVRSSRSLGEIVRANVFTRFNAIIGVLWLVMLFVAPFQDSLFGYVILANTGIGIIQEWRAKKTLDSLAVIGEARPTVRRDGTASQVSTSEIVLDDLIEIGPGDKAVVDGVVVEADGLEIDESLLTGEADPVVKRPGDRVMSGSFVVAGGGAFEATKVGREAYAAQLAEEASRFTLVHSELRSGISTILKYVTWMMVPTAIGLVISQLFVKDNDLKDSIARTVGGIVPMVPEGLVLLTSVAFAIGVIRLGRKQALVQELPAIEGLARVDTVCLDKTGTLTEGGMDITELRPLEGADESYVRKVLGALGESDPRPNASLQAIIDAYPDVEEWRCTESLPFSSARKYSGASFSEGDGESSTWLLGAPDVLLASGDPALADTGRLNEQGLRVLLLARASRDLDDPEVARGARPTALVVLEQRLRPDAADTLRYFADQDVRAKVISGDNAVSVGAVAAKLGLNGSVVDARQLPADPDGMAKALDEGTVFGRVTPQQKRDMVGSLQSRGHTVAMTGDGVNDVLALKDADIGVAMGSGSEATRAVAQIVLLDNSFATLPSVVAEGRRVIGNITRVATLFLVKTVYSVLLAIFVVCWQVEYPFLPRHLTLLSTLTIGVPAFFLALAPNKERARPHFVRRVMRYSVPGGVVAAIATFVTYLIARHHYTGTGALDAETSAATLTLFLISMWVLAIIARPYTWWRLALVAAMGLGFVLVLAVPWLQDFFALKLVGVTMPWIAVGISVVAAAALELLWRWVDRRGSA; encoded by the coding sequence ATGACGCACACCGACGCGGGCGCCGAACTCGACCCTGTGCACCCCACGACGCTCCGGGCACCGGCCGCGGGCGGACTCACCGCGGCCGAGGTCGCCGAGCGGGTGACGCGAGGACAGGTCAACGACGTGCCGGTGCGCAGCAGCCGGAGCCTGGGGGAGATCGTCCGGGCGAACGTCTTCACCCGGTTCAACGCGATCATCGGTGTGCTCTGGCTGGTCATGCTGTTCGTCGCGCCGTTCCAGGACAGCCTGTTCGGGTACGTCATCCTCGCCAACACCGGGATCGGCATCATCCAGGAGTGGCGGGCGAAGAAGACCCTCGACTCGCTCGCGGTGATCGGCGAGGCCCGGCCGACGGTACGGCGGGACGGGACCGCGTCCCAGGTCAGCACCTCGGAGATCGTCCTCGACGACCTCATCGAGATCGGGCCCGGCGACAAGGCCGTGGTCGACGGGGTGGTCGTCGAGGCCGACGGCCTGGAGATCGACGAGTCGCTGCTGACCGGTGAGGCCGACCCGGTGGTGAAGCGGCCCGGCGACCGGGTGATGTCGGGGAGCTTCGTGGTCGCCGGCGGCGGCGCCTTCGAGGCGACCAAGGTCGGCCGCGAGGCCTACGCCGCCCAGCTCGCCGAGGAGGCCTCCCGGTTCACCCTGGTCCACTCCGAACTACGCTCGGGCATCTCCACGATCCTCAAGTACGTGACGTGGATGATGGTCCCGACCGCGATCGGCCTGGTCATCAGCCAGCTGTTCGTGAAGGACAACGACCTCAAGGACTCCATCGCCCGGACGGTCGGCGGGATCGTGCCGATGGTCCCGGAGGGGCTGGTCCTGCTGACCTCCGTCGCCTTCGCCATCGGCGTCATCCGCCTTGGCCGGAAACAGGCCCTCGTCCAGGAACTTCCGGCCATCGAGGGCCTCGCCCGCGTCGACACGGTCTGCCTCGACAAGACCGGCACCCTCACCGAGGGTGGCATGGACATCACCGAGCTCAGGCCGCTGGAGGGCGCCGACGAGTCGTACGTACGAAAAGTCCTGGGCGCCCTCGGTGAGTCGGACCCGCGGCCGAACGCCTCCCTCCAGGCGATCATCGACGCCTACCCGGACGTCGAGGAGTGGCGCTGCACCGAGTCGCTGCCCTTTTCCTCCGCCCGCAAGTACAGCGGGGCCTCCTTCAGCGAGGGCGACGGCGAGTCCAGCACGTGGCTGCTGGGAGCGCCGGACGTGCTCCTGGCGTCCGGCGACCCCGCCCTCGCCGACACCGGGCGGCTCAACGAGCAGGGACTGCGGGTGCTGCTGCTGGCCCGGGCCTCCCGCGACCTCGACGATCCCGAGGTCGCCCGGGGAGCGCGGCCGACCGCCCTCGTCGTACTGGAACAGCGGCTGCGGCCCGACGCGGCCGACACCTTGCGGTACTTCGCCGACCAGGACGTCCGCGCCAAGGTCATCTCCGGCGACAACGCGGTGTCGGTCGGGGCGGTGGCGGCCAAGCTCGGGCTGAACGGCAGCGTGGTCGACGCACGTCAGCTGCCCGCCGACCCGGACGGGATGGCGAAGGCGCTCGACGAGGGCACGGTGTTCGGGCGGGTCACCCCGCAGCAGAAGCGGGACATGGTGGGGTCTCTGCAATCGCGCGGACACACGGTCGCGATGACCGGTGACGGGGTCAACGACGTGCTCGCCCTGAAGGACGCCGACATCGGGGTGGCGATGGGCTCCGGGTCGGAGGCCACGCGGGCGGTCGCGCAGATCGTGCTGCTCGACAACAGTTTCGCGACGCTGCCGTCCGTCGTCGCCGAGGGGCGACGGGTCATCGGCAACATCACCCGGGTAGCGACGCTGTTTCTGGTGAAGACCGTGTACTCGGTGCTGCTGGCGATTTTCGTGGTGTGCTGGCAGGTCGAATACCCCTTCCTGCCACGGCACCTGACTTTGCTGTCGACGCTGACGATCGGCGTCCCGGCCTTCTTCCTGGCCCTCGCGCCCAACAAGGAACGGGCGCGACCGCACTTCGTGCGGCGGGTGATGCGGTACTCGGTCCCGGGCGGGGTGGTGGCGGCGATCGCGACCTTCGTGACGTATCTGATCGCCCGGCACCACTACACGGGCACCGGCGCGTTGGACGCGGAGACGAGCGCGGCGACCCTGACCCTGTTCCTGATCTCGATGTGGGTGCTGGCGATCATCGCCCGCCCGTACACCTGGTGGCGTCTCGCGCTGGTCGCGGCGATGGGCCTCGGGTTCGTCCTGGTCCTGGCGGTGCCGTGGCTCCAGGACTTCTTCGCGCTGAAGCTGGTGGGGGTGACGATGCCGTGGATCGCGGTCGGCATCTCGGTGGTGGCGGCGGCCGCCCTGGAACTCCTGTGGAGGTGGGTGGACCGCCGCGGTTCCGCTTAG
- a CDS encoding RNA polymerase sigma-70 factor: MSRTEEFQELRPLLFSIAYRILGSVGEAEDAVQETWLRYESTATEPRSVKAYLSTTVTRIAIDVLRSARVRREQYVGDWLPEPLLDDPYEDPARAAELADSVSMAALLLLERLSPLERAVFVLREVFDFGFPEVASAVGRSEQACRQLASRARRHMAAGRPRFEADREERAELASRFFDALREGDVDGLQGLLAADASMVGDGGGKAPQLARAVVGADNVARLLGSVFPRMARIEVTFEPHQLNGQPGAIFYDRDGKVLHTLALDILDGRIQTIRTVINPDKLRHVGPVADAWAIDREVRASRPAR, from the coding sequence ATGAGCAGGACCGAGGAGTTCCAGGAGCTACGGCCGCTGCTGTTCTCGATCGCCTACCGGATCCTCGGCAGCGTCGGCGAGGCCGAGGACGCGGTCCAGGAGACCTGGCTGCGCTACGAGTCCACCGCGACCGAGCCCAGATCGGTGAAGGCCTACCTCTCGACCACGGTGACCCGGATCGCCATCGACGTACTGCGCTCGGCGCGCGTCCGCCGCGAGCAGTACGTCGGCGACTGGCTCCCCGAGCCCCTCCTCGACGACCCCTACGAAGACCCCGCGCGGGCGGCGGAACTGGCCGACTCGGTGTCGATGGCGGCCCTGCTGCTCCTTGAGCGGCTCAGTCCGCTGGAGCGCGCGGTGTTCGTCCTGCGGGAGGTCTTCGACTTCGGCTTCCCCGAGGTCGCGTCGGCGGTGGGCCGCTCCGAACAGGCCTGCCGTCAACTCGCGTCCCGGGCCCGGCGCCACATGGCGGCGGGCCGCCCCCGCTTCGAGGCGGACCGGGAAGAACGCGCGGAACTGGCGTCCCGCTTCTTCGACGCCCTCCGTGAGGGCGACGTCGACGGCCTCCAGGGACTCCTCGCCGCCGACGCCTCGATGGTCGGCGACGGCGGCGGCAAGGCGCCACAGCTGGCGAGGGCGGTCGTCGGCGCGGACAACGTGGCCCGGCTGCTCGGCTCGGTCTTCCCGCGGATGGCCCGGATCGAGGTGACCTTCGAGCCGCACCAGCTCAACGGCCAGCCAGGCGCGATCTTCTACGACCGCGACGGCAAGGTCCTCCACACCCTCGCCCTCGACATCCTCGACGGCCGCATCCAGACGATCCGCACGGTCATCAACCCAGACAAGCTCCGACACGTGGGCCCGGTGGCGGACGCGTGGGCGATCGACCGGGAGGTCCGGGCGAGCCGCCCCGCGAGATGA
- a CDS encoding aldo/keto reductase: MKYTQLGRTGLKVSRLVLGTMNFGPQTDETDSHAIMDSALDAGINYFDTANVYGWGENKGRTEEIIGNWFAKSAAHRDKVVLATKVYGNMAADGEAWPNHDKLSALNIRRAVDASLKRLQTDYIDIYQFHHVDRATPFEEIWQAIDTLVQQGKILYVGSSNFPGYKIAQANEIAARRGGTIGLVSEQCLYNLYERRAEMEVIPAAQEYGLGVIPWSPLHGGLLGGVIKKEAEGGRRASGRAADTLADPAARARLQSYEDLLEKHGLEPGEAALAWLLTRPGVTGPIVGPRTAQQLESAIRAVELELSEEVLAGLDEIFPGPGPSPEAFAW, from the coding sequence ATGAAGTACACGCAGCTCGGACGCACCGGACTCAAGGTCAGCCGACTCGTCCTCGGCACCATGAACTTCGGCCCGCAGACCGACGAGACCGACTCCCACGCGATCATGGACTCGGCTCTCGACGCGGGAATCAACTACTTCGACACCGCCAACGTCTACGGCTGGGGCGAGAACAAGGGCCGTACCGAAGAGATCATCGGCAACTGGTTCGCGAAGAGCGCCGCCCACCGCGACAAGGTCGTCCTCGCCACCAAGGTCTACGGCAACATGGCCGCGGACGGAGAGGCCTGGCCGAACCACGACAAGCTGTCGGCGCTGAACATCCGCCGTGCCGTCGACGCCTCGCTCAAGCGGCTCCAGACGGACTACATCGACATCTACCAGTTCCACCACGTCGACCGCGCCACTCCCTTCGAGGAGATCTGGCAGGCGATCGACACCCTCGTCCAGCAGGGCAAGATCCTCTACGTCGGGTCCTCCAACTTCCCCGGCTACAAGATCGCCCAGGCCAACGAGATCGCCGCCCGGCGGGGCGGCACCATCGGTCTGGTCAGCGAGCAGTGCCTGTACAACCTCTACGAGCGGCGCGCCGAGATGGAGGTCATCCCGGCCGCGCAGGAGTACGGCCTCGGTGTCATCCCCTGGTCGCCGCTGCACGGCGGCCTGCTCGGCGGTGTCATCAAGAAGGAGGCCGAGGGCGGCCGCCGCGCCTCCGGCCGCGCCGCCGACACCCTCGCCGACCCGGCCGCCCGCGCGCGCCTCCAGTCGTACGAGGACCTGCTGGAGAAGCACGGCCTGGAGCCCGGCGAGGCGGCCCTGGCGTGGCTGCTGACCCGCCCCGGCGTGACGGGTCCGATCGTCGGCCCGCGCACGGCACAGCAACTGGAGTCGGCGATCCGCGCGGTGGAGCTGGAGCTGAGCGAGGAGGTCCTGGCAGGCCTGGACGAGATCTTCCCGGGCCCGGGTCCGTCTCCGGAGGCTTTCGCCTGGTAG
- a CDS encoding nuclear transport factor 2 family protein produces the protein MPPTKPVRRTLAGLVASAALLGAAAVPAVAAPHTAPSVQAGYGDSARLGYQKAVAVEVLKGVFERGDTKVVDRFVRPDYIQHNPLAPDGAETLKNLGTFVHQQFPDAEYRVQRVISEGDLVLVHSNVVMTPGTRGTAVFDIFRFQGGKIAEHWDVGQNVPDTTANGNDMFSTVSWPQASWPGPGFLTTYNKKLVATAFDQLIVKKDLSALDRYWAPGYEQHNPTIANGLSGAKAGLGAYFKAAPQLKVEPKRVIAEGDLVAVHSHYIPAPGERGQAVLDLFRVQGGKIVEHWDVIQDVPTTSANGNGMF, from the coding sequence GTGCCCCCCACCAAGCCCGTCCGCAGGACCCTCGCCGGCCTCGTCGCCTCCGCCGCGCTCCTCGGTGCCGCCGCCGTACCGGCCGTGGCTGCGCCGCACACCGCTCCTTCCGTGCAGGCCGGCTACGGCGACTCCGCCCGCCTCGGCTACCAGAAGGCCGTCGCCGTCGAGGTGCTCAAGGGGGTGTTCGAGCGGGGCGACACCAAGGTCGTGGACCGTTTCGTACGGCCCGACTACATCCAGCACAACCCCCTCGCGCCCGACGGCGCCGAGACGCTGAAGAACCTCGGCACGTTCGTGCACCAGCAGTTCCCGGACGCCGAGTACCGCGTCCAGCGGGTGATCTCCGAAGGTGATCTCGTGCTGGTGCACTCCAACGTGGTGATGACCCCGGGGACCCGGGGGACCGCCGTCTTCGACATCTTCCGCTTCCAGGGCGGGAAGATCGCCGAGCACTGGGACGTCGGGCAGAACGTGCCGGACACCACCGCCAACGGCAACGACATGTTCTCCACGGTGAGTTGGCCGCAGGCCTCGTGGCCCGGCCCCGGTTTCCTCACCACGTACAACAAGAAGCTGGTGGCCACCGCCTTCGACCAGCTGATCGTGAAGAAGGACCTGTCCGCGCTCGACCGCTACTGGGCGCCCGGGTACGAGCAGCACAACCCGACCATCGCGAACGGGCTGTCCGGGGCGAAGGCCGGGCTCGGGGCGTACTTCAAGGCGGCGCCGCAGCTGAAGGTGGAGCCGAAGCGGGTCATCGCCGAGGGCGACCTCGTGGCCGTCCACAGCCACTACATCCCGGCGCCGGGAGAGCGGGGGCAGGCGGTCCTGGACCTGTTCCGGGTACAGGGCGGCAAGATCGTGGAGCACTGGGACGTGATCCAGGACGTGCCGACGACTTCGGCGAACGGTAACGGGATGTTCTGA
- the thpR gene encoding RNA 2',3'-cyclic phosphodiesterase: MRLFAAVLPPPDVTEELAAVVAELRKLPGAEGLRWTGRPGWHFTLAFYGEVDDDVVPELSERLERAARRTAPFPLAVRGGGQFGHGRALWAGASGELPALRLLAERAEAAGRKAGVEMGEHRRYKAHLTLARSREAVDARPCLEALDTFTSRTWTVEELALVRSNLPKSGVPGEQPRYEVVGRWALGGAG; this comes from the coding sequence ATGAGACTCTTCGCCGCGGTGCTGCCCCCGCCGGATGTCACCGAGGAACTCGCCGCCGTGGTCGCCGAGTTGAGGAAGCTGCCCGGCGCGGAGGGGCTGCGTTGGACCGGCCGCCCGGGCTGGCACTTCACGCTCGCCTTCTACGGCGAGGTCGACGACGACGTCGTACCGGAGCTGTCGGAGCGGCTGGAGCGGGCGGCTCGGCGGACGGCTCCCTTCCCGCTGGCCGTGCGCGGCGGTGGGCAGTTCGGGCACGGGAGGGCGTTGTGGGCGGGGGCCTCGGGCGAGCTGCCGGCGCTGCGGTTGCTGGCGGAGCGGGCGGAGGCGGCGGGGCGGAAGGCCGGGGTGGAGATGGGGGAGCACCGGCGCTACAAGGCCCACCTGACCTTGGCGCGCAGTCGGGAGGCGGTGGACGCACGGCCGTGTCTGGAGGCGCTCGACACGTTCACGAGTCGTACGTGGACCGTGGAGGAGCTGGCGCTGGTGCGGAGCAACCTTCCGAAGTCCGGGGTGCCGGGGGAGCAGCCCCGCTATGAGGTGGTCGGCCGTTGGGCGCTGGGTGGGGCCGGTTAG
- a CDS encoding MFS transporter — MSTGSGAHSAPAPTTHDPRKSSMFSSLKVRNYRLFFVGQVVSNIGTWMQRIAQDWLVLSLTGSATAVGVTTALQFLPMLLFGLYGGVLVDRLPKRRALLFTQSAMGATGVVLAALTLTGHVEVWHVYLAAFVVGLATVVDNPARQSFVSEMVGPDQLQNAVSLNSANFQSARLVGPAVAGVMITGVGTGWAFLANGLSFVAPLIGLMMMRARELYVVERAPRAKGQLREGLHYVAGRPELIWTIVLAGFVSTFGFNFPVYLSAFADDVFHAGAGSYSLFNTLMAVGSLAGALLAARRGTARMRVLLAGAVAFGTLEIVAAIAPSLWLFALLMAPIGMFGMTVNVTANSSIQMSTDPAMRGRVMALYMMVFMGGAPVGAPIAGWITDAYGVRAGLASGGAIAAAAAVTIGLVLARVGNLRLSVGWNHGHPHVRFVPREAQEQLAAAA; from the coding sequence TTGAGTACGGGATCCGGAGCACACTCCGCCCCCGCACCGACCACCCACGACCCCCGCAAGTCCTCGATGTTCAGCTCGCTGAAGGTCAGGAACTACCGCCTGTTCTTCGTCGGCCAGGTCGTCTCCAACATCGGCACCTGGATGCAGCGCATCGCCCAGGACTGGCTGGTGCTCAGCCTCACCGGCTCCGCCACCGCCGTCGGCGTGACGACGGCCCTGCAGTTCCTGCCGATGCTGCTCTTCGGCCTCTACGGCGGTGTCCTCGTCGACCGGCTGCCCAAGCGCCGCGCGCTGCTGTTCACGCAGTCCGCGATGGGCGCCACCGGTGTCGTGCTCGCCGCCCTCACTCTGACCGGCCACGTTGAGGTCTGGCACGTCTACCTCGCCGCCTTCGTCGTGGGTCTCGCGACCGTCGTCGACAACCCGGCCCGCCAGTCCTTCGTCTCCGAGATGGTCGGCCCCGACCAGTTGCAGAACGCGGTCAGCCTGAACTCCGCGAACTTCCAGTCGGCCCGTCTGGTCGGCCCCGCGGTCGCGGGTGTCATGATCACCGGCGTGGGCACCGGCTGGGCGTTCCTCGCCAACGGCCTGTCCTTCGTCGCCCCGCTCATCGGCCTGATGATGATGCGGGCGCGTGAGCTGTACGTCGTCGAGCGCGCCCCACGCGCCAAGGGACAGCTGCGGGAGGGCCTGCACTACGTGGCCGGCCGCCCCGAGCTGATCTGGACCATCGTCCTGGCCGGGTTCGTCTCGACCTTCGGCTTCAACTTCCCCGTCTACCTGTCCGCCTTCGCCGACGACGTCTTCCACGCGGGCGCCGGCTCCTACAGCCTCTTCAACACGCTGATGGCCGTCGGCTCCCTCGCCGGCGCCCTGCTCGCGGCCCGGCGCGGCACCGCCCGGATGCGGGTGCTGCTGGCGGGCGCGGTGGCCTTCGGGACGCTGGAGATCGTGGCCGCGATCGCCCCCTCGCTGTGGCTGTTCGCCCTGCTCATGGCCCCGATCGGGATGTTCGGCATGACGGTCAATGTCACCGCCAACAGCAGCATCCAGATGAGCACCGACCCGGCGATGCGGGGCCGCGTGATGGCCCTGTACATGATGGTGTTCATGGGCGGAGCGCCGGTGGGCGCGCCGATCGCCGGCTGGATCACCGACGCGTACGGCGTCCGCGCCGGCCTCGCGTCGGGCGGCGCGATCGCCGCGGCGGCGGCCGTCACGATCGGCCTGGTCCTGGCCAGGGTCGGCAACCTGCGCCTGTCGGTGGGCTGGAACCACGGTCACCCGCACGTCCGGTTCGTGCCGCGCGAGGCGCAGGAGCAACTGGCCGCGGCGGCCTGA
- a CDS encoding DUF2530 domain-containing protein, translating to MAGFFSGPIRHEAPEPLEGPVVATVTGGTILWFVLFLVQLPFYGWFADHDHTWWLWTCLAGGVLGLYGTWYVRKRDAAIKNAATTDSAATPAAE from the coding sequence ATGGCCGGTTTTTTTTCGGGACCCATCAGGCACGAGGCGCCGGAGCCGCTGGAAGGGCCCGTCGTCGCCACCGTCACCGGTGGCACGATCCTCTGGTTCGTGCTCTTCCTCGTGCAGCTTCCCTTCTACGGCTGGTTCGCGGACCACGACCACACCTGGTGGCTGTGGACCTGCCTGGCCGGGGGCGTGCTCGGGCTGTACGGCACCTGGTACGTGCGGAAGCGGGACGCGGCGATCAAGAACGCGGCCACCACCGACTCCGCCGCCACCCCTGCTGCCGAGTGA
- a CDS encoding NCS2 family permease codes for MPTALDRYFKISERGSSLPREIRGGFATFFAMAYIIVLNPIILGSAKDMYGHQLDNGRLVTATALTAAFTTLLMGVVGNVPIALAAGLGVNSVVALQLAPRMSWPDAMGMVVLAGFVVMLLVATGLRERVMNAVPFGLRKAISIGIGLFIMLIGLVDSGFVSRIPDVAQTTVPLQLGTDGHLDGWPVLVFILGALLTLALIVRKVSGAILISIVTMTVVAMIIEAVAKVPSWGLTAPKWPGNPVATPDFGLLGKVSLFGGFDKVGVLTGILFVFTVLLSCFFDAMGTIMGVSDEAKLTDAQGQMPGINKVLFVDGLAVAAGGASSSSATTAFVESTAGVGEGARTGLANLVTGGLFALALFLTPVATMVPSQAATPALLAVGFMILANSVRDIDWADYTIAIPAFITMVMMPFTYSITNGIGMGFITFVVLRLAAGRGREVPVPMYVVAAVFGFFYLMPALGLT; via the coding sequence ATGCCGACCGCCCTCGACCGCTACTTCAAGATCTCCGAGAGGGGCAGCAGCCTGCCCCGGGAGATCCGGGGCGGCTTCGCCACGTTCTTCGCGATGGCCTACATCATCGTGCTGAACCCGATCATCCTCGGCAGCGCCAAGGACATGTACGGCCATCAGCTGGACAACGGCCGGCTGGTCACCGCGACCGCCCTCACCGCGGCCTTCACCACGCTCCTCATGGGCGTGGTCGGCAACGTCCCGATCGCGCTGGCCGCGGGCCTCGGTGTGAACTCGGTCGTCGCGCTCCAGCTCGCGCCCCGGATGTCCTGGCCGGACGCGATGGGCATGGTGGTCCTGGCGGGCTTCGTCGTGATGCTGCTGGTCGCCACCGGTCTGCGCGAGCGTGTGATGAACGCGGTGCCCTTCGGGCTGCGCAAGGCGATCTCCATCGGTATCGGCCTGTTCATCATGCTGATCGGGCTCGTGGACTCCGGCTTCGTCTCCCGCATCCCGGACGTCGCCCAGACCACCGTCCCGCTCCAGCTCGGCACCGACGGCCACCTCGACGGCTGGCCCGTCCTGGTGTTCATCCTGGGCGCCTTGCTGACCCTCGCGCTCATCGTCCGCAAGGTCTCCGGCGCCATCCTGATCTCGATCGTCACCATGACCGTCGTGGCGATGATCATCGAGGCGGTCGCCAAGGTCCCCTCCTGGGGGCTCACGGCCCCGAAGTGGCCCGGCAACCCGGTCGCCACCCCCGACTTCGGTCTGCTCGGCAAGGTCAGCCTCTTCGGCGGCTTCGACAAGGTCGGCGTGCTGACCGGCATCCTCTTCGTCTTCACGGTCCTGCTGTCGTGCTTCTTCGACGCGATGGGCACGATCATGGGCGTCTCCGACGAGGCCAAGCTCACCGACGCCCAGGGGCAGATGCCCGGCATCAACAAGGTGCTCTTCGTGGACGGTCTCGCGGTCGCCGCGGGCGGCGCGAGCTCCTCATCGGCCACCACCGCCTTCGTGGAGTCCACGGCCGGCGTCGGCGAGGGTGCTCGCACCGGCCTCGCGAACCTGGTCACCGGCGGTCTCTTCGCCTTGGCCCTCTTCCTGACGCCCGTCGCCACCATGGTCCCGTCGCAGGCCGCCACCCCTGCGCTGCTCGCGGTCGGCTTCATGATCCTGGCGAACTCGGTCCGCGACATCGACTGGGCCGACTACACCATCGCGATCCCGGCCTTCATCACGATGGTGATGATGCCGTTCACCTACTCGATCACCAACGGCATCGGTATGGGCTTCATCACCTTCGTGGTGCTGCGGCTGGCGGCCGGGCGGGGCCGGGAGGTTCCGGTGCCGATGTACGTCGTGGCCGCGGTGTTCGGCTTCTTCTACCTGATGCCGGCGCTGGGCCTGACGTGA
- a CDS encoding calcium-binding protein: MRIRATVAAVTGALALSALAVPAAQAADGGIDKTTAAERFGVSRSAMSTAAAAEELPVVSKVTINGAKGVVVGTTAAKKFTVSLTASHSAGIQDAYIDLWHGKDLDNVDGWLPPNEEAASCTAVNATTSNCKLTITAVPGSDLYMNALAGTWHVTAGVLANDEAGSVYWNDFYSTHRVQRLSKLTVNASPEPVKKGKTITVTGKLTRANWETRKYAGYTAQPVKLQFRKKDSNTYTTVKTIKTNNRGDLKTTVKATVDGFFRWSFAGTSTTPAVNAAGDFVDVK, encoded by the coding sequence ATGCGTATACGTGCCACCGTGGCCGCCGTCACCGGCGCCCTGGCCCTTTCCGCCCTCGCCGTTCCGGCCGCGCAGGCCGCCGACGGAGGTATCGACAAGACCACCGCCGCCGAGCGCTTCGGCGTCTCCCGGTCGGCGATGAGCACGGCTGCCGCCGCGGAAGAGCTGCCGGTCGTCTCCAAGGTGACGATCAACGGTGCCAAGGGCGTCGTCGTCGGTACGACGGCCGCCAAGAAGTTCACCGTCTCCCTGACGGCCAGCCACTCCGCCGGCATCCAGGACGCCTACATCGACCTGTGGCACGGCAAGGACCTGGACAACGTCGACGGCTGGCTCCCGCCGAACGAGGAGGCAGCCAGCTGCACCGCGGTCAACGCCACCACCTCGAACTGCAAGCTCACCATCACGGCTGTCCCGGGCAGCGACCTGTACATGAACGCGCTGGCCGGTACCTGGCACGTCACGGCCGGTGTTCTCGCCAACGACGAGGCCGGCAGCGTCTACTGGAACGACTTCTACAGCACCCACCGGGTCCAGCGCCTCTCGAAGCTCACCGTCAACGCGTCTCCCGAGCCGGTGAAGAAGGGCAAGACCATCACCGTCACCGGCAAGCTGACGCGGGCCAACTGGGAGACCCGCAAGTACGCCGGTTACACGGCCCAGCCGGTGAAGCTGCAGTTCCGCAAGAAGGACTCCAACACCTACACCACCGTGAAGACCATCAAGACCAACAACAGGGGTGACCTGAAGACCACGGTCAAGGCCACGGTCGACGGCTTCTTCCGCTGGAGCTTCGCGGGCACGTCCACCACCCCGGCGGTCAACGCCGCGGGCGACTTCGTCGACGTCAAGTAG
- a CDS encoding MarR family winged helix-turn-helix transcriptional regulator: MPDLTHGDDVAAVNSLRSAVMRLSRRLKHQRVDESLSPTEMSVLGTLSLCGKATPGELARKEHVQPPSMTRIVALLEAKGLVRLEPHPEDRRQKVVTKTEQAEAMLAESRVKRNAFLATLVDGLDEDEWAKLREAAPVLEKLAHL, encoded by the coding sequence ATGCCGGACCTTACCCATGGCGACGACGTTGCCGCCGTGAACTCCCTGCGATCAGCCGTGATGCGACTGTCCCGTCGGCTCAAGCACCAGCGGGTCGACGAGTCGCTCAGCCCCACCGAGATGTCGGTGCTGGGCACCCTCTCCCTCTGCGGCAAGGCCACCCCGGGCGAGCTCGCCCGCAAGGAACACGTCCAGCCGCCGTCGATGACCCGCATCGTGGCGCTGCTTGAGGCCAAGGGACTCGTCCGGCTGGAGCCGCACCCCGAGGACCGGCGCCAGAAGGTCGTCACGAAGACCGAGCAGGCCGAGGCCATGCTCGCGGAGAGCCGCGTCAAGCGGAACGCCTTCCTGGCCACCCTGGTCGACGGCCTCGACGAGGACGAGTGGGCGAAACTGCGCGAAGCCGCCCCCGTGCTGGAGAAGCTCGCACACCTGTAA
- a CDS encoding GNAT family N-acetyltransferase has protein sequence MEISIRDGGPDDIPVILGMLDSCVKWLVAQGRPGQWGTEPLSRSPRTVESVARYIDEGTVFIAEADGVPAATLTITDAPGAYLDRLPPPGEPERYIHWLASDRRFKGHGVGSALLAHAAEETRRAGVALLRVDCYAGDDRKLVAYYEANGFAPTETYTAGANNDWPGQVLAMRVLP, from the coding sequence ATGGAGATCAGCATCAGGGACGGCGGGCCCGACGACATACCCGTGATCCTCGGCATGCTCGACAGCTGCGTGAAGTGGCTGGTCGCGCAGGGACGTCCCGGCCAGTGGGGGACCGAGCCGCTGTCCAGGAGCCCCAGGACCGTGGAGTCCGTCGCCCGGTACATCGACGAGGGCACGGTGTTCATCGCAGAGGCCGACGGCGTCCCGGCCGCGACCCTCACGATCACCGACGCGCCCGGCGCCTATCTGGACCGTCTTCCGCCGCCCGGCGAGCCCGAGCGGTACATCCACTGGCTCGCCTCGGACCGCCGCTTCAAGGGCCACGGCGTGGGCAGTGCCCTCCTCGCGCACGCCGCCGAGGAAACCCGGCGCGCGGGCGTCGCCCTGTTGCGGGTGGACTGTTACGCGGGCGACGACCGCAAGCTGGTCGCCTACTACGAGGCCAACGGCTTCGCCCCGACGGAGACCTACACCGCCGGGGCGAACAACGACTGGCCGGGCCAGGTACTGGCCATGCGGGTGCTGCCGTAG